Proteins encoded within one genomic window of Arachis ipaensis cultivar K30076 chromosome B08, Araip1.1, whole genome shotgun sequence:
- the LOC107610329 gene encoding uncharacterized protein LOC107610329, with amino-acid sequence MLGVKRVEKSFYRIPISMLRDDVKYNSFVIGSEEDLQVLHHCRRQFFEVRTPKLLAKLVDVVSSSGGSNQNPQSSGHPACSSVMLVGASSVALVIALEEVGGGSICNTRFSYNGPGLWRGCSTRWRVEDALHDDDDVDPATIADDSDDDTPRSTPATYSIRRGVEYKVLESDNRKYYGKCKEFGSGYHMKLDYHVISVSILSMIRADVVVSIKVLHNGTEAHFGFKPTFKRVWMAKQKVVAQIYGDWEESYNDLPRWVLGIQITMPGSVVVLKTSPVWVGGQVDDSAAYFYRLFWTFLPCIEAFRHCKPLVSVDGTHLYGKYGSTLLVAIAQDGNSNIIPIAFTLVEGENAKSCSFFLSHL; translated from the exons ATGCTTGGCGTCAAACGAGTGGAGAAGTCGTTCTATAGAATCCCCATATCCATGTTACGTGATGATGTGAAGTATAATTCATTTGTTATTGGCAGTGAGGAAGACTTGCAAGTTCTGCACCATTGTCGCCGTCAGTTTTTCGAGGTGAGGACTCCGAAACTGTTGGCTAAGCTTGTAGATGTGGTATCTAGTTCTGGAGGTTCGAATCAAAATCCTCAATCCTCAGGACATCCAGCCTGCTCTAGTGTCATGCTTGTTGGTGCCTCGTCGGTTGCACTGGTCATTGCACTTGAGGAAG TTGGGGGAGGTAGCATTTGCAACACCCGGTTCTCCTACAACGGTCCCGGTCTTTGGAGAGGTTGCAGTACCCGATGGAGGGTTGAGGATGcactgcatgatgatgatgatgtggatCCCGCCACAATAGCGGATGATAGTGACGATGACACACCACGGTCGACTCCAGCT ACTTATAGCATTCGTCGTGGGGTTGAGTACAAGGTATTGGAATCTGATAATCGCAAGTACTATGGCAAGTGCAAGGAGTTTGGCAGCGG TTATCACATGAagcttgattatcatgtcatATCGGTCTCCATATTGTCCATGATTAGAGCTGATGTTGTCGTCTCGATCAAGGTACTGCATAATGGCACAGAGGCACACTTCGGGTTCAAACCGACTTTCAAGAGGGTTTGGATGGCTAAACAGAAAGTTGTGGCCCAGATTTACGGagattgggaggagtcatacaaTGACTTGCCACGATGGGTATTGGGTATTCAAATCACGATGCCAGGTAGTGTTGTGGTGTTAAAGACGAGTCCTGTGTGGGTTGGTGGGCAGGTAGATGACTCTGCAGCTTATTTCTATCGGCTTTTCTGGACATTTTTACCGTGTATTGAGGCATTTCGACATTGCAAGCCATTGGTCAGTGTGGACGGTACCCACCTATATGGGAAATACGGCAGTACACTATTGGTTGCAATTGCACAGGACGGCAACTCGAACATTATTCCTATTGCATTTACACTTGTGGAGGGGGAGAATGCAAAGTCGTGCTCATTCTTTCTATCTCACCTATGA